The Desulfovibrio intestinalis DNA segment ACCCCTTCGGTGGGAATGACCACCTGCGGACGTGCCAGATTGGCCGTGGGAAAACCCAGTCCCGCGCCGCGCCCGTCACCGTGCACAACCTCGCCGCTGAAACCGTGAAAACGGCCAAGCAGGCGGGCAGCCTCACGCACATCGCCCTCGCCGATAAGCTTGCGCAGCGTTGTGGAGCTGACCACAGTGCCGTCCACAACCACAGGGGCCAGCTGCTCGACGCTAAACCCGGCGTCCTCGCCCAGGCGGCGCAGCGTATCTACATGTCCGCCACGGTCGCGGCCCAGGGTGAAGTCGTAGCCGACAACCAGATGGCGCAGATTCAAAGGCGCAAGAAAGGCCTGAACAAAACTGTTGGCATCGTGGGCGGCCAGTTCCGGGGTAAAGGGAAGCTCCAGCACATGCTGCACCCCAAGGGCTTCCAGCAGCGTAAAGCGTTCCTCGCGCGTCGTCAGGGGCATATGCCCAAGCTGGGGCGCAACCACCTGCCGCGGGTGCGGCCAGAAGGTCATGACCACGGGGGTCAGCTTTTCGCTGGCGCACACATCCAGCGTGTGCCGGATAAGTGCCTGATGCCCAAGGTGCACACCGTCAAAATTGCCGATGGTCAGGCCGCTGTTTTCGAGAAAACTCAATTCTTCAATGGAATGTGCGATATTCATATCTGCCGGTTCCAAGGCAAGGCGTCAGCGCAGTAAGGCCCCGTATAACCGGGTCCCGCGCGCTGACGGCCCTATATTAGCCTGTCGAATATATGTTTGTAGAGTTTGCGGATGTGCAGAACGAGCTTGAGGTTGGCGCTTTTGTCAGCCTTTTCGCTCTGGGAGAAAAAGGAGGTCAGGTGGCGGGCCACATTGCTGAAATCGCCGTCACCCATTGGCTCCAGCATACCCCAGTACTCGCGGCCACGCGTCAAGACCAGCGCACTGGCCCTGTCCCTGTGTTTTGCGGCATATTCCCGCAAAAAAGTGTCAAACATCACGTCCGCATCCTGCGGAAAGGATCTGGCAAGGGCCAATCGCCACAAAGCCATATACAGCCCGCGCAGCTCAAGCAGCATCTGACGGCGGCGCAAAAACTGCATGCGCCCCACGCCCAGATATGCCAGTTCCACAGTAAAATCCGCGTCAGCGTACAAGGCCATGAAGTTATCCAGGGCCTGCCGCATGGTGTCGGAAAGAACGACGGATGACGCCGCTTCCGGGGATATGGTTTCAGAAGCTGGTCCCGAGGTGTCGTCCATATGACGCATAGAACTCCGTCAGCTTATTCAGCAGTATCCGTTTTGCTTTGCACATTCCGGGGCGCAGTGTCCCCGGCATCCCTGCCCTGTTGACCGTCACGGCGGCGCGGAGAACGGCGGCGTTTGCCCGAACGGGCCTCCGCATTTTCGCCGCTGGCAGTTCCGTTACAGTCACTTTGCTCGCCGTTGGCGCTTTTGCCGCCATTACCACCGTTGCCGCCTTTGGAGTTCCTGCCGTTACGGCCCGAACCCCCACGGCCTGAACT contains these protein-coding regions:
- a CDS encoding bifunctional riboflavin kinase/FAD synthetase — translated: MNIAHSIEELSFLENSGLTIGNFDGVHLGHQALIRHTLDVCASEKLTPVVMTFWPHPRQVVAPQLGHMPLTTREERFTLLEALGVQHVLELPFTPELAAHDANSFVQAFLAPLNLRHLVVGYDFTLGRDRGGHVDTLRRLGEDAGFSVEQLAPVVVDGTVVSSTTLRKLIGEGDVREAARLLGRFHGFSGEVVHGDGRGAGLGFPTANLARPQVVIPTEGVYATLATPAGADGHTWPAVTCIGRKPTFGDNELTVETFLLEGGRDFYGQAMRLDFVEHLRGEKRFDSVDALKEQIAADVDHARRILAAFIRL